Proteins encoded within one genomic window of Nonomuraea gerenzanensis:
- a CDS encoding ArsR/SmtB family transcription factor — MLVIEVGPIDVAHTRYAISPLGEAMNALRVASGRQPAGPLRPWAERIAPRYARLLSQTPAVEALTTLFRRGGYNADFIHPPPPGPGGDLAAELAVVRATPLRQVRTEIARNLAGLRPPPRHVQRILAAPDVLTRLADAMEATWHALVEPDWPRLRTVLERDLVHRAGHLAMYGWAAALSDLDPRVAWRAEGDDGVIEVRTGPGDERERHRLGGKGLLLMPTVFGTLISYVEPPWPYALVYPARGVANLLGPPPPQGGAMALARLVGPHRAQVLRALEAPATTTQLVRQLGLSLGAVGGHLAVLRESGLVTRTRTGRSVRYERTPLGTALAAD; from the coding sequence ATGCTGGTCATCGAGGTCGGGCCGATCGACGTGGCGCACACCCGCTACGCGATCTCGCCGCTGGGTGAGGCGATGAACGCGCTGCGGGTCGCTTCGGGCAGGCAACCGGCCGGGCCGCTGCGTCCCTGGGCGGAGCGCATCGCGCCCCGGTACGCGCGGCTGCTCAGCCAGACGCCCGCGGTGGAGGCACTGACGACGCTGTTCCGCCGGGGCGGCTACAACGCCGACTTCATCCATCCTCCGCCACCGGGCCCCGGCGGCGACCTCGCCGCCGAGCTCGCCGTGGTGCGGGCGACCCCGCTGCGCCAGGTGCGCACGGAGATCGCCCGCAACCTCGCCGGGCTGCGCCCGCCGCCCCGCCACGTGCAGCGGATCCTCGCCGCCCCTGACGTGCTCACCCGGCTCGCCGACGCGATGGAGGCGACCTGGCACGCGCTGGTCGAGCCCGACTGGCCGCGGCTGCGTACGGTGCTGGAGCGCGACCTGGTGCACCGCGCCGGGCACCTGGCCATGTACGGCTGGGCCGCGGCGCTGTCCGACCTGGACCCCCGGGTGGCCTGGCGCGCCGAGGGGGACGACGGCGTGATCGAGGTGCGCACCGGCCCCGGCGACGAGCGGGAGCGGCACCGGCTGGGCGGCAAGGGGCTGCTGCTGATGCCGACCGTCTTCGGCACCCTGATCAGCTACGTCGAGCCGCCCTGGCCGTACGCCCTGGTGTATCCGGCGCGCGGCGTGGCGAACCTGCTCGGCCCGCCGCCCCCGCAGGGCGGTGCGATGGCGCTGGCGCGGCTGGTCGGGCCGCACCGCGCGCAGGTGCTGCGGGCGCTGGAGGCGCCGGCGACGACCACGCAACTGGTCCGCCAGCTGGGCCTCAGCCTGGGGGCGGTCGGTGGCCACCTGGCCGTGCTGCGCGAGTCCGGCCTGGTCACGCGGACGCGGACCGGCCGGTCCGTACGCTACGAGCGCACCCCGCTGGGCACGGCCCTGGCCGCGGACTGA
- a CDS encoding MFS transporter: MTTPQAAPTGATYREVFAVRQFRVLFTGYTLFLGGETVKLLALSVTVYAGTGSSLLAALAYVAGFLPFALGGTLLLAYADRWPPRAVLAGYDLVRAVVAAVLAAGVLSPAAMLVLVFVTGVPGAIASAARGALLPELLDGDRYVLGRAVFSMAAGGTQVLGFAAGGMLIAAIGPYGALWITVASCLLSAALLRLRLAGGPGRGTTAGTYAVRQTWRVNRELLRRPEVRSLLLAQWLPPALVVGAEGVLVPYAVRIGVPGSAGLLFTAVALGMLAGDLVIGRLAGPERRERLARPLALLLGAPLLGFVPSPGPGVAAVLLAVSGFGVAYQLGLARRFLEAVPTESRGQAFGLALTGTTTLQGLSAAGGGALGEVVAPGLVVGAAGAASLLAVRALWRVLAPPPR; encoded by the coding sequence ATGACGACACCCCAGGCCGCGCCGACGGGAGCCACCTATCGCGAGGTGTTCGCGGTGCGGCAGTTCCGCGTGCTGTTCACCGGCTACACGCTGTTCCTCGGCGGCGAGACGGTGAAGCTGCTCGCGCTGTCGGTGACCGTCTACGCCGGCACCGGCTCGTCGCTGCTGGCCGCGCTGGCCTACGTCGCCGGCTTCCTGCCCTTCGCCCTCGGCGGCACGCTGCTGCTGGCGTACGCCGACCGGTGGCCGCCCCGGGCCGTGCTGGCCGGTTACGACCTGGTCCGCGCCGTGGTCGCCGCCGTGCTCGCCGCCGGGGTGCTCTCCCCCGCCGCGATGCTGGTGCTGGTGTTCGTCACCGGTGTCCCCGGCGCGATCGCCTCCGCCGCGCGCGGCGCGTTGCTGCCCGAGCTGCTCGACGGCGACCGGTACGTGCTCGGCCGGGCCGTGTTCTCCATGGCCGCCGGTGGCACGCAGGTGCTCGGCTTCGCCGCGGGCGGGATGCTGATCGCGGCGATCGGCCCGTACGGGGCGCTCTGGATCACCGTGGCGAGCTGCCTGCTGTCGGCCGCGCTGCTGCGCCTGCGACTGGCCGGGGGTCCGGGCCGTGGCACGACCGCCGGGACGTACGCGGTGCGGCAGACCTGGCGCGTCAACCGCGAGCTGCTGCGCCGGCCGGAGGTCCGCTCGCTGCTGCTGGCCCAGTGGCTGCCGCCCGCGCTCGTGGTCGGCGCTGAGGGCGTGCTCGTCCCGTACGCCGTGCGGATCGGCGTGCCGGGCTCGGCCGGGCTGCTGTTCACCGCCGTGGCGCTCGGCATGCTCGCCGGCGACCTCGTGATCGGGCGGCTGGCCGGCCCGGAGCGCAGGGAACGGCTGGCCCGGCCGCTGGCGCTGCTGCTCGGGGCGCCGCTGCTGGGGTTCGTGCCGTCGCCGGGGCCGGGCGTCGCGGCGGTGCTGCTGGCCGTGTCAGGGTTCGGGGTCGCGTACCAGCTGGGGCTGGCCCGGCGGTTCCTGGAGGCGGTGCCGACGGAGAGCCGGGGCCAGGCCTTCGGGCTGGCGCTGACCGGGACCACGACCTTGCAGGGGCTGTCGGCCGCCGGTGGCGGGGCGCTGGGCGAGGTGGTGGCGCCCGGCCTGGTCGTCGGTGCGGCGGGCGCGGCGTCGCTGCTGGCCGTACGGGCTCTGTGGCGCGTGCTCGCGCCGCCACCCCGGTAA
- a CDS encoding NAD(P)/FAD-dependent oxidoreductase, whose translation MKHHIVVLGAGYAGAYVAGNLARRLSPEDTRITVVNAVPDFVQRMRLHQLAAGRNLAAPALADVFSGTGIRLRVARVTAVDPGRRAVALTDGELGYDTLVYALGSRGDVTRVPGAAEHAFDVAARPSALRLRERLDSLDSLTGRGERGNVVIVGDGLTGIETATELAESRPGLSVALIARGELGARLSPGARGHLRRACDRLGVTVLEHTSVEAVEAARVLCADGTALASDATVWTAGFGISPVAAAGGLEVTGNGQIVVDRTMRSVSHPDVYAVGDSVHAIGDSGRPLPMSCASAGYTGRQAIEAIVARLTGRPVARTKLAYTYNHISLGRRDGIWQLVDGEGRAKPAYRGGRGAVAIKASILRTALWATSHPTYGLPTRRRRVAVAPQATAERARV comes from the coding sequence ATGAAACACCACATCGTCGTTCTCGGCGCCGGCTACGCCGGGGCCTACGTGGCGGGCAACCTGGCCCGCCGGCTGTCCCCGGAGGACACCAGGATCACCGTGGTCAACGCCGTGCCGGACTTCGTCCAGCGCATGCGGCTGCACCAGCTCGCGGCCGGCCGGAACCTCGCGGCGCCGGCGCTCGCCGACGTCTTCTCGGGCACGGGGATCCGGCTGCGCGTGGCCCGCGTCACCGCCGTCGACCCCGGGCGCCGGGCCGTCGCGCTCACCGACGGCGAGCTCGGCTACGACACGCTCGTCTACGCGCTCGGCAGCCGCGGCGACGTCACGCGCGTCCCCGGCGCGGCCGAGCACGCCTTCGACGTCGCCGCCCGGCCCTCGGCGCTGCGCCTGCGCGAGCGCCTGGACAGCCTGGACAGCCTGACCGGGCGGGGCGAGCGGGGGAACGTGGTGATCGTCGGCGACGGCCTGACCGGGATCGAGACCGCCACCGAGCTCGCCGAGTCCCGCCCCGGCCTGTCGGTGGCGCTGATCGCCCGCGGCGAGCTGGGCGCCCGGCTCTCCCCCGGCGCGCGCGGACACCTGCGCCGGGCCTGCGACCGGCTGGGCGTCACCGTGCTGGAGCACACCAGCGTCGAAGCCGTCGAGGCGGCGCGGGTGCTGTGCGCCGACGGCACCGCCCTGGCCTCCGACGCGACCGTGTGGACGGCCGGGTTCGGGATCAGCCCCGTCGCCGCCGCCGGCGGGCTGGAGGTCACCGGGAACGGCCAGATCGTCGTCGACCGCACCATGCGCTCGGTCTCGCACCCGGACGTCTACGCCGTCGGCGACAGCGTCCACGCCATCGGCGACAGCGGCCGGCCGCTGCCGATGTCCTGCGCGTCGGCCGGTTACACGGGGCGGCAGGCCATCGAGGCGATCGTGGCCCGCCTGACCGGCCGGCCGGTCGCGCGGACCAAGCTGGCCTACACCTACAACCACATCAGCCTGGGGCGGCGGGACGGGATCTGGCAGCTCGTCGACGGCGAAGGGCGGGCGAAGCCGGCGTACCGGGGCGGCCGGGGTGCCGTGGCGATCAAGGCGAGCATCCTGCGGACGGCGCTGTGGGCCACCTCGCACCCCACCTACGGCCTGCCCACGCGCAGGCGCCGCGTGGCCGTCGCACCGCAGGCGACCGCTGAGCGGGCGCGCGTGTAG
- a CDS encoding sigma 54 modulation/S30EA ribosomal C-terminal domain-containing protein, whose protein sequence is MRHRPIALDPADVQVKIRGGIRPADVREARHTLAGLTRLAHEPVLDARVTLATAPTLAERPRTAQAVLNVQGRLIRAQASAASTRAAIHLLRDRLRARLLESTRDWENRRGRHPRPPRDGRAGDEPRIVRSVAADRTVPDEAVVDMEQLGHDFLLFTEDVTGQDSVVYRTGGGGYRLAQLVPASGLPTPTCAAISISPSPAPRLTLEEAVERLELTGFPFVFFADAGTGAGCLVYRRDDGDYGLVSTVHGT, encoded by the coding sequence ATGAGGCACAGGCCCATCGCTCTCGACCCCGCCGACGTGCAGGTCAAGATCCGTGGCGGAATCCGCCCCGCCGACGTCCGGGAGGCCAGGCATACGCTGGCGGGGCTGACCAGGCTGGCGCACGAGCCGGTGCTCGATGCCAGGGTCACGCTCGCCACCGCGCCCACGCTCGCGGAGCGGCCGCGTACGGCCCAGGCCGTGCTGAACGTCCAGGGGCGGCTCATCAGGGCCCAGGCCAGCGCCGCTTCCACACGTGCCGCCATCCACCTGCTCCGCGACCGGCTGCGGGCACGGCTGCTGGAGAGCACCCGCGACTGGGAGAACCGGCGGGGACGCCACCCCCGCCCGCCCCGCGACGGCCGCGCCGGCGACGAGCCGCGCATCGTACGGAGCGTCGCGGCCGACCGCACCGTGCCCGACGAGGCGGTCGTCGACATGGAGCAGCTGGGTCACGACTTCCTGCTGTTCACCGAGGACGTGACCGGTCAGGACAGCGTCGTCTACCGCACGGGCGGGGGCGGTTACCGGCTCGCCCAGCTCGTACCCGCGTCCGGCCTGCCGACGCCGACCTGCGCGGCGATCTCCATCAGCCCGTCGCCCGCGCCCCGCCTCACCCTGGAGGAGGCCGTGGAGCGGCTGGAGCTGACCGGCTTCCCGTTCGTCTTCTTCGCCGACGCCGGCACCGGCGCGGGGTGCCTGGTGTACCGGCGCGACGATGGTGACTACGGCCTGGTCAGCACCGTGCACGGCACCTGA
- the rpsR gene encoding 30S ribosomal protein S18 has translation MKHRRVPRKKANPLQGADRIDYKDIALLRKFISDRGKIRSRRVTGVTVQQQRRIAKAVKTAREMALLPYASRPSA, from the coding sequence GTGAAGCACCGCCGCGTGCCGCGCAAGAAGGCCAACCCGCTGCAGGGCGCCGACCGCATCGACTACAAGGACATCGCGCTGCTGCGCAAGTTCATCTCCGACCGGGGCAAGATCCGCAGCCGCCGCGTCACCGGCGTCACGGTGCAGCAGCAGCGCCGGATCGCCAAGGCCGTCAAGACGGCCCGCGAGATGGCCCTGCTCCCCTACGCCTCCCGGCCGAGCGCGTGA
- a CDS encoding universal stress protein, whose protein sequence is MTSQIVVGVDGSAPAVAAVEWAAADAARRGLDLRIVHVCERWPHSEGTEHCAGALEAAADVARGLAGGVKVTTDLRAGNVVDELIGESATAGSLVLGSRGLGGFTGMVLGSVSTAVAGHAAGPVIVVRVARAAGPAHPPGEHGRAVVRAARAADHDAAEHGRVVVGYDGSEHARAAMRYAVEQARSRRAELHVVTAWQVPSFSPYAVGYGKLIEQVMQEEPRQARALVEPWRDEHPDLAITDEQPCEHPVAALTKAAETADLVVVGSRGLGGFASALLGSVSHAVLHHVTCPVAVVRPRG, encoded by the coding sequence ATGACCAGTCAGATCGTGGTCGGCGTGGACGGCTCCGCCCCGGCCGTCGCGGCGGTGGAATGGGCGGCGGCCGACGCCGCACGGCGCGGGCTGGACCTGCGCATCGTGCACGTCTGCGAGCGGTGGCCGCACAGTGAGGGCACCGAGCACTGCGCCGGCGCGCTGGAGGCCGCCGCCGACGTGGCGCGCGGCCTCGCCGGCGGGGTCAAGGTGACGACGGACCTGCGCGCCGGGAACGTCGTCGACGAGCTGATCGGGGAGTCCGCGACGGCCGGCAGCCTGGTGCTGGGCAGCCGCGGCCTCGGCGGGTTCACCGGCATGGTGCTCGGATCGGTGAGCACCGCGGTGGCCGGGCACGCCGCGGGGCCGGTCATCGTCGTCCGCGTAGCTCGTGCGGCCGGTCCTGCCCACCCGCCGGGCGAGCACGGCCGCGCCGTCGTCCGCGCGGCTCGCGCGGCCGACCACGACGCGGCCGAGCACGGCCGCGTCGTGGTCGGCTACGACGGCTCCGAGCACGCGCGGGCCGCCATGCGGTACGCCGTCGAGCAGGCCAGAAGCCGCCGGGCCGAACTGCACGTGGTCACGGCCTGGCAGGTGCCGTCCTTCTCCCCGTACGCCGTCGGCTACGGCAAGCTGATCGAGCAGGTCATGCAGGAGGAGCCACGCCAGGCCCGCGCGCTGGTGGAGCCCTGGCGCGACGAGCACCCCGACCTGGCCATCACCGACGAACAGCCCTGCGAGCACCCCGTCGCCGCCTTGACCAAAGCGGCCGAGACCGCCGACCTCGTCGTCGTGGGCTCGCGCGGCCTCGGCGGCTTCGCCTCGGCCCTGCTGGGCTCGGTCAGCCACGCCGTGCTGCACCACGTGACGTGCCCGGTCGCCGTGGTCCGCCCGCGCGGGTGA
- a CDS encoding RNA polymerase sigma-70 factor, whose protein sequence is MNERTDATTGTGGPSERTTEATDSFLAHRNLLFTVAYEMLGSAADAEDVLQETWLGWVKVDLAQVSDRRAYLVRIATRRALDRLRVMKRRKEAYVGPWLPEPLLTAPDVAEDAELAESVSMALMIVLETLSPTERAVFVLREVFDVGYEEIAAAVGKSQATVRQIAHRARRHVDARRPRESVSPGQARAALESFQRALDTRDLQGLLDVLAPEVVLVSDGGGVKQAAPRPVTGAGKVARMIVDGLGKAGVALTSEPTVVNGNPALLLRVDGELDGVIAARVEGDRITGLYYVRNPGKLTRIASETPLTLQ, encoded by the coding sequence ATGAACGAGCGCACGGACGCGACCACCGGCACCGGCGGTCCATCGGAGCGCACCACCGAGGCGACGGACAGCTTCCTCGCGCACCGCAACCTGCTGTTCACCGTCGCCTACGAGATGCTCGGCTCGGCGGCGGACGCCGAGGACGTCCTGCAGGAGACCTGGCTGGGGTGGGTCAAGGTCGATCTGGCGCAGGTGTCCGACCGCCGCGCCTACCTGGTGCGGATCGCCACCCGCCGCGCGCTGGACCGGCTGCGCGTCATGAAGCGCCGCAAGGAGGCGTACGTCGGCCCCTGGTTGCCCGAGCCGCTGCTCACCGCGCCGGACGTGGCCGAGGACGCCGAGCTGGCCGAGAGCGTGTCGATGGCGCTGATGATCGTCCTGGAGACCCTGTCGCCGACCGAGCGGGCCGTCTTCGTGCTGCGCGAGGTGTTCGACGTCGGGTACGAGGAGATCGCCGCCGCGGTCGGCAAGAGCCAGGCGACCGTCCGACAGATCGCCCACCGGGCCCGCCGGCACGTCGATGCCCGGCGCCCGCGCGAGTCGGTCTCCCCGGGCCAGGCCAGGGCGGCCCTGGAGTCGTTCCAGCGCGCGCTGGACACCAGGGACCTGCAGGGCCTGCTGGACGTGCTCGCCCCCGAGGTGGTGCTGGTGAGCGACGGCGGCGGCGTCAAGCAGGCCGCGCCGCGGCCGGTCACCGGCGCGGGCAAGGTGGCCCGCATGATCGTGGACGGCCTCGGCAAGGCCGGGGTCGCGCTCACCAGCGAGCCCACGGTCGTCAACGGCAACCCGGCGCTCCTGCTCCGCGTGGACGGCGAGCTCGACGGCGTCATCGCGGCCCGGGTGGAGGGCGACCGCATCACCGGCCTCTACTACGTCCGCAACCCGGGGAAGCTGACCCGCATCGCCTCCGAGACCCCGCTCACGCTGCAGTAG
- a CDS encoding nitrate/nitrite transporter — protein sequence MATLGFALNFWAWALLSPLGPRFKELLGLSAGQQALLVAVPVIVGSLGRIPVGALTDRFGGRVMFPLVSLATIVPVLFIGLAGQTSLAALLAGGFFLGIGGTAFAVGVPFVNAWFPPHRRGLAVGVFGAGMGGTAISALTTVPLVRAGGPATPFLITAIVLAGYAAAAWLVLRDAPGRTVATQPLMARLAATVKLPITWQACVLYAVAFGGYVAFSVYLPAYLQTGYGLEQADAANRMAGFVALAVLARPVGGWLSDRVGPVRVLTGVFAVTAVMAAVQAATPGLMPTGTIAFLTMAAALGAGSGATFALVAQVAPADKVGTVTGLVGAAGGLGGFLPPLVMGFLYGQLGSYGLGLALLATTAVLTLALTATAVRSLTGRRTAERAG from the coding sequence ATGGCGACGCTCGGATTCGCGCTGAACTTCTGGGCCTGGGCCCTGCTCAGCCCACTGGGCCCGCGTTTCAAGGAGCTGCTCGGCCTGTCAGCGGGGCAGCAGGCGCTGCTGGTGGCGGTGCCGGTGATCGTGGGATCGCTGGGCCGGATCCCGGTCGGCGCGCTCACCGACCGGTTCGGCGGCAGGGTGATGTTCCCGCTCGTCTCGCTCGCCACCATCGTGCCCGTGCTGTTCATCGGCCTGGCCGGGCAGACCTCGCTGGCGGCGCTGCTGGCCGGCGGGTTCTTCCTCGGCATCGGCGGCACCGCCTTCGCCGTGGGGGTGCCGTTCGTGAACGCCTGGTTCCCGCCGCACCGGCGCGGGCTCGCGGTCGGCGTGTTCGGCGCCGGGATGGGCGGCACCGCCATCAGCGCGCTGACCACCGTCCCCCTGGTGCGCGCAGGTGGCCCCGCCACGCCGTTCCTGATCACCGCGATCGTGCTGGCCGGCTACGCCGCCGCCGCCTGGCTGGTGCTGCGCGACGCGCCCGGCCGTACCGTGGCGACCCAGCCCCTGATGGCGCGCCTGGCCGCCACGGTGAAGCTGCCGATCACCTGGCAGGCGTGCGTGCTGTACGCGGTGGCGTTCGGCGGCTACGTCGCCTTCTCCGTCTACCTGCCCGCCTACCTGCAGACCGGCTACGGCCTCGAACAGGCCGACGCCGCCAACCGCATGGCCGGGTTCGTCGCGCTCGCCGTCCTGGCCCGGCCCGTGGGCGGCTGGCTGTCCGACCGCGTCGGCCCCGTCCGGGTGCTGACCGGCGTGTTCGCCGTCACCGCCGTCATGGCGGCGGTCCAGGCGGCCACGCCCGGTCTGATGCCCACCGGCACCATCGCGTTCCTGACCATGGCCGCCGCCCTCGGCGCGGGCAGCGGCGCCACCTTCGCCCTGGTCGCCCAGGTGGCCCCCGCCGACAAGGTGGGCACGGTCACCGGGCTGGTCGGCGCCGCCGGCGGCCTCGGCGGGTTCCTGCCGCCGCTGGTGATGGGCTTCCTGTACGGGCAGCTCGGCTCCTACGGCCTCGGCCTGGCCCTGCTGGCCACCACCGCCGTGCTCACCCTGGCCCTGACGGCGACCGCGGTCCGCTCCCTGACCGGCCGCCGCACGGCCGAGCGCGCCGGCTGA
- a CDS encoding cytochrome P450: MSNSVTGELADLRLPVERGCPFASPAAYERLREQAPISEIRLASGGRAWWVAGHEQARAVLADPRFSSDKRKDGFPLYSLDAATLQQLRSQPPLMLGMDGAEHSAARRPVISEFTVKRLAALRPRVQEIVDRFVGAMLAADRRPVDLVQALSLPVPSLVICELLGVPYADHDFFQSRTTRMVSRTSMEDRRRAFGELYAYIDDLVTRKESAPGDDLFGRQIDRQRQEGAVDHEGLVSLAFLLLTAGHETTANMISLGVVGLLTHPEQLTLVKADPGRTPMAVEELLRYFSIADGVTSRLATEDVELGGVRIRAGEGVVVSGLSANWDPAVFANPGELDVERGARHHLAFGFGPHQCLGQNLARMELRIVFDTLFRRIPGLRLAVPLEELPFKSDAVIYGVHELPVTW; the protein is encoded by the coding sequence ATGTCGAACAGCGTCACCGGCGAGCTCGCCGACCTGCGGCTGCCGGTCGAGCGGGGCTGCCCGTTCGCTTCACCGGCCGCCTACGAGCGACTGCGCGAGCAGGCGCCGATCAGCGAGATCCGCCTGGCCAGCGGCGGCCGGGCGTGGTGGGTGGCCGGTCATGAGCAGGCCCGCGCCGTCCTCGCCGACCCCCGCTTCTCCTCCGACAAGCGCAAGGACGGCTTCCCGCTCTACAGCCTCGACGCGGCGACCCTCCAGCAGCTTCGCAGCCAGCCGCCGCTGATGCTCGGCATGGACGGCGCCGAACACTCCGCGGCCCGCCGCCCGGTGATCAGCGAGTTCACCGTGAAGCGGCTGGCGGCGCTGCGCCCGCGCGTCCAGGAGATCGTCGACCGGTTCGTCGGCGCCATGCTCGCCGCCGACCGGCGGCCGGTCGACCTGGTGCAGGCGCTGTCCCTGCCGGTGCCCTCCCTGGTGATCTGCGAGCTGCTCGGCGTCCCGTACGCCGACCACGACTTCTTCCAGAGCCGCACCACCAGGATGGTCAGCAGGACCTCGATGGAGGACCGCCGGCGGGCCTTCGGCGAGCTGTACGCCTACATCGACGACCTGGTGACCCGCAAGGAGTCCGCACCGGGCGACGACCTGTTCGGCCGGCAGATCGACCGGCAGCGGCAGGAGGGCGCCGTGGACCACGAGGGCCTGGTGAGCCTGGCCTTCCTGCTGCTGACCGCCGGGCACGAGACCACGGCGAACATGATCTCGCTCGGCGTGGTCGGGCTGCTCACCCATCCGGAGCAGCTGACCCTGGTCAAGGCCGACCCCGGCAGGACGCCCATGGCCGTGGAGGAGCTGCTGCGCTACTTCTCCATCGCCGACGGGGTCACCTCCCGGCTGGCCACCGAGGACGTGGAGCTCGGCGGGGTGCGCATCAGGGCCGGCGAGGGCGTGGTCGTCTCCGGCCTGTCGGCCAACTGGGATCCGGCGGTGTTCGCGAACCCGGGCGAGCTGGACGTCGAGCGCGGCGCCCGCCACCACCTCGCCTTCGGCTTCGGCCCGCACCAGTGCCTCGGCCAGAACCTGGCCAGGATGGAGCTGCGGATCGTCTTCGACACGCTGTTCCGCCGCATCCCGGGCCTGCGGCTCGCCGTGCCGCTGGAGGAGCTGCCGTTCAAGAGCGACGCGGTCATCTACGGGGTGCACGAGCTCCCCGTCACCTGGTGA
- a CDS encoding zinc-binding dehydrogenase, which produces MRQILVNRFGGPEVLELDKAPDLVPGPGQVVVGISAADIIFLDTLLRSGAGKDYFPLRPPYVPGHGGAGLVTAVGDGVDPAWTGRRVAVGTSGGGYAEQVAVAVEELTPIPDGLGLAEAAALLHDGPTAVNITDAAEIKEGARVLVTAAAGGTGLLVVQLARAAGARVIAAARGARKLELAREVGAEEAFDYTEAGWIDRVRAATGGDGVDVVLDGAGGPLGGEAFEAVAHGGRFVSYGTSSGFAQVDPDTARQRGIRTISLMDLNGSAAGKTEELVGRALALAADGRLRPVIGQTFPLEQAADAHAAITARDALGKTLLLL; this is translated from the coding sequence ATGCGGCAAATACTGGTCAACCGATTCGGCGGCCCCGAGGTGCTGGAGCTGGACAAGGCCCCCGACCTCGTCCCGGGTCCCGGACAGGTCGTGGTGGGCATCTCCGCCGCCGACATCATCTTCCTCGACACGCTGCTGCGCAGCGGCGCCGGCAAGGACTACTTCCCGCTCCGCCCGCCCTACGTGCCCGGCCACGGTGGCGCCGGATTGGTGACCGCGGTGGGGGACGGTGTCGACCCGGCCTGGACGGGCCGGCGCGTCGCGGTGGGGACCTCGGGCGGCGGCTACGCGGAGCAGGTCGCGGTCGCCGTCGAAGAGCTGACGCCGATACCCGACGGCCTGGGCCTGGCTGAGGCGGCGGCGCTCCTGCACGACGGCCCCACCGCGGTGAACATCACCGACGCGGCCGAGATCAAGGAGGGCGCCCGGGTGCTGGTCACCGCCGCCGCGGGCGGCACGGGGCTGCTGGTCGTGCAGCTCGCGCGCGCGGCCGGGGCCAGGGTCATCGCCGCGGCTCGCGGGGCGCGCAAGCTGGAGCTGGCCCGGGAGGTGGGCGCCGAGGAGGCGTTCGACTACACCGAAGCCGGCTGGATCGACAGGGTGCGGGCCGCGACCGGCGGCGACGGCGTGGACGTGGTGCTCGACGGCGCCGGCGGCCCGCTCGGCGGCGAGGCGTTCGAGGCGGTGGCGCACGGCGGCCGGTTCGTCAGCTACGGGACGTCCAGCGGTTTCGCCCAGGTCGATCCGGACACGGCCCGGCAGCGCGGGATCCGGACGATCAGCCTCATGGACCTGAACGGCTCGGCTGCGGGGAAGACGGAGGAACTCGTCGGGAGGGCGCTGGCGCTCGCCGCCGACGGGCGGCTGCGGCCGGTCATCGGCCAGACCTTCCCGCTGGAGCAGGCCGCGGACGCCCACGCCGCCATCACGGCGCGCGACGCCCTCGGCAAGACGCTGCTGCTGCTCTGA